One window of Oscillibacter hominis genomic DNA carries:
- the rbfA gene encoding 30S ribosome-binding factor RbfA translates to MPSNRIGRINEEIQRELSALMRRLKDPRVQSGMVTITHVDTTGDLRYSRIYVSALDKSQEQDILKGLKSASGFLRRELGSALRLRYTPELQFVADDSIQHGAHILEVLRDIERREEEEE, encoded by the coding sequence ATGCCCAGCAACCGAATCGGCCGTATCAATGAAGAGATCCAACGGGAGCTGTCCGCCCTGATGCGGCGGCTGAAGGACCCCCGGGTTCAGTCCGGTATGGTGACCATCACCCATGTGGACACCACCGGCGACCTGCGCTATTCCCGCATCTATGTCAGCGCCCTGGACAAGTCCCAGGAACAGGACATCCTGAAGGGCCTCAAATCTGCCTCCGGCTTCCTGCGCAGGGAGCTGGGCAGCGCCCTGCGCCTGCGCTACACCCCGGAGCTGCAGTTCGTGGCCGACGACTCCATCCAGCACGGTGCCCATATCCTGGAGGTCCTTCGGGACATTGAGCGCCGGGAGGAAGAGGAGGAGTGA
- a CDS encoding DHH family phosphoesterase — MTAKEAAQLLRTFDNVLILTHMRPDGDTVGCAGALCAALRNLGKTAYLLPNPEITDNSRPYAAPYLAPDGFCPEKVVSTDIAALSLFPQNALPYQDRVDLAIDHHPSYEGFGANSCVQPQCAACGEILYEIARELGPITPEIALPLYVAVSTDTGCFVYSNTTANTHRVAAALMDTGIDYRQVNKTFFRTKSRKRLALEADMLRNMQLFDSGRIVVMQIPVSLMEEVQASESDAEDLSSLAGLVEGNDCAVTMRELRRDVWKISLRTGSRVNATQVCQLLGGGGHAAAAGCTIEGSAQSATEQILDAVARIAGDFPR, encoded by the coding sequence ATGACCGCCAAAGAGGCCGCGCAGCTGCTGCGCACCTTTGATAACGTCCTGATCCTGACCCACATGCGGCCCGACGGGGACACGGTGGGCTGCGCCGGCGCCCTCTGTGCGGCGCTGCGGAATCTGGGAAAGACCGCCTATCTCCTGCCCAACCCGGAGATCACGGACAACAGCCGCCCCTATGCCGCGCCCTACCTGGCGCCGGACGGCTTTTGCCCGGAGAAGGTGGTCAGCACCGATATCGCCGCGTTGTCCCTGTTCCCACAAAACGCCCTGCCCTACCAGGACCGGGTGGACCTGGCCATCGACCACCACCCCTCCTACGAGGGGTTTGGGGCAAACAGCTGCGTGCAGCCCCAGTGCGCCGCCTGCGGCGAGATCCTCTATGAGATCGCCCGGGAACTGGGGCCCATTACGCCGGAGATCGCCCTGCCCCTCTATGTGGCCGTGTCCACGGACACTGGCTGCTTTGTCTACTCCAACACCACCGCCAACACCCACCGGGTGGCGGCGGCGCTGATGGACACAGGCATCGACTACCGTCAGGTCAACAAGACCTTTTTCCGCACCAAAAGCCGCAAGCGCCTGGCCCTGGAGGCGGACATGCTCCGCAACATGCAGCTGTTCGACAGCGGCCGCATTGTGGTCATGCAGATTCCCGTCTCGTTGATGGAGGAGGTCCAGGCCAGCGAAAGCGACGCAGAGGACCTCTCCTCCCTGGCCGGCCTGGTGGAGGGCAACGACTGCGCCGTCACCATGCGGGAGCTGCGCAGGGACGTCTGGAAAATTTCCCTGCGCACCGGAAGCCGGGTCAACGCCACTCAGGTCTGCCAGCTCTTGGGCGGCGGCGGCCACGCCGCTGCGGCGG